GTCTGGTCGCACAAGTACATAAGCTTTTTCATAAAGTTGGGCAATCTCCGGTTTTTCGATCAAACTTATTGTCAGTGGAACGCGTCTTTCGTAGCAAGCTTTGGCAAAAGTTTCAGTTCCTTGTTGTCCTTGGAAGCACAACAGCACATACCCTTGACCAAAAAGATCTAATATAGATTTGTTAGGTTCTAACCATGCATGAGGTGCTCGCGATCCGGGATAACTATTCTGAGTCCATTGGAAGGGATCGCCGTTGGGAGCCGTACCATCAAGAATAACAATAGGTGACTCGTAACGGAATCCAAAATGAACTCCTGGTGCGTCGAACTCGCGCTTAACGCCACTACGCTCTAAACCTTCAGCCATGGAATTGCGGATGGCTTCACCTTCAGGCGAATCGCTCATAATTGCTGGGGGGACAGCACGTTTTTGACCGCGTTGGAGGTTGGCGTTAGCTTCTTCAAGGTTTCGGACTGCAATGGGACGCCTTTCCATGTCATAGGTATCGAGCAAGTTTTCTCCGCCCCAGCCTTTGAGTGTAGCAGCCAGTTTCCAGCCCAGATCGAGTGCATCGCCGATCCCCGTGTTCATACCAAAACCACCGGAAGGTGAGAGTGTATGAGCAGAATCGCCTGCAAAGAAAACGCGTCCTTGACGGAAGCGATCGGCAACGCGATGGGTGAGATACCATTTAAGATTGGAAACGATCTCAATGGGGGTATCGATTGCGATCGCTTCTCGAACTGCTTCTTCTGGGTTCCGCAACTGACCATCTTCTTTTGGCTTAAGAATCAAGCGGTACGATCCCCGTCCATCCACAGATCGGAGTGGTTCTTGTAAAGTGGGGTTAACCAGGAAGAAAACCATAGCGTTGCGCGATCCCAATTGACTGGGTAACTCTGGTGCTTTAAACACAACGCTTTGAAACAGTTGGGTGGGATGGAATGATGGAGTCTCAACGTTACAAGCTTTGCGGACTGTACTGCGAGCACCATCGCAAGCCACCATATACTTGGCACTGATAGTTTCCGTGTTTCCCGATACTAGATTTGTCACATGAGCAACAACTCCTTCCTCCGTTTGTTCAAAGCTTTCCAAACGACAAAGAAGCTTAATGACTCCTGCTGGATATTGTCCCAAAGCATCCATCAGAACTGGCGCGACCAAATTTTGAGGGCAAACTTGCTCTGGTTCTGGCGTATAGTCAGGTAAACTTCTCTCTGCATAGGATGGAAAATTAATACGGTATATTTCGTAACCACCAACAGCCGTTACCCATGCAACATCTAAAGTGTGGTCAAAAGGCCATCCCGCATTGCGTATTTGCTGAGAGATACCCCAACGGCGGTACAGTTCCATTGAGCGGGGTCCAACGGTGCTGACTTTCGGGTCAGTCACAACTCCGTCGGATTGCTCTATTAGGATACAATTAATACCTTGATAACGCAATTCAAGTGCTGTTGATAAGCCGACTGGTCCACCACCAACAATGAGAACATCTGTTTCCTGTTTCATAACTTCTCCCTAAGTTTCTTAAAAATTTGATTGAACCGCAAAGACGCAAAGGTCACGAAGAAAGAGGAGAAGAAAGTCGGTAATCTTGTAGTGGGAAGGAAGTAAAACACATTTAACTTGCATATTTTTAAGGTTTGATAAAAAGCCCCAAACTCCTCTCCCTCTTACTCTGCGCCCTCTCTTGCCTCGTGCGGTTTAATTATTAACCCAAAATATGCTGGGGATTCTTTGCAAAATCCTCAAAATATCTCGCGTAAAAATCAAACATTTCGTAAACCATGCTAGGGATGACTTCGCATGCTCTAGCCTCATGACTCAGTTTTTCAAATCGACTTGCGATCGCTTGATATGCAATTTCTGGTGTGGGAATATATGCAGGTGGGTTGGCAATCTCAAAAGAAGGACCAGCCGTTTTTCCGCGTTTACCAGAAGGCATAGT
This genomic interval from Scytonema hofmannii PCC 7110 contains the following:
- a CDS encoding FAD-dependent monooxygenase encodes the protein MKQETDVLIVGGGPVGLSTALELRYQGINCILIEQSDGVVTDPKVSTVGPRSMELYRRWGISQQIRNAGWPFDHTLDVAWVTAVGGYEIYRINFPSYAERSLPDYTPEPEQVCPQNLVAPVLMDALGQYPAGVIKLLCRLESFEQTEEGVVAHVTNLVSGNTETISAKYMVACDGARSTVRKACNVETPSFHPTQLFQSVVFKAPELPSQLGSRNAMVFFLVNPTLQEPLRSVDGRGSYRLILKPKEDGQLRNPEEAVREAIAIDTPIEIVSNLKWYLTHRVADRFRQGRVFFAGDSAHTLSPSGGFGMNTGIGDALDLGWKLAATLKGWGGENLLDTYDMERRPIAVRNLEEANANLQRGQKRAVPPAIMSDSPEGEAIRNSMAEGLERSGVKREFDAPGVHFGFRYESPIVILDGTAPNGDPFQWTQNSYPGSRAPHAWLEPNKSILDLFGQGYVLLCFQGQQGTETFAKACYERRVPLTISLIEKPEIAQLYEKAYVLVRPDGHVAWRGDRLPSDSGTLIDRIRGCF